One region of Eremothecium gossypii ATCC 10895 chromosome II, complete sequence genomic DNA includes:
- a CDS encoding ABL211Wp (NOHBY219; No homolog in Saccharomyces cerevisiae; Similar to Ashbya gossypii ADL400W, AGL368W, AGL369W) translates to MLRDIESTPLIEEHEHLEQLYLFYRYQYRLAICWLFCCVSHLSFCSCILTRTWQLPQDEHVKKFISMLEYYDFYSSTACVAISIPMVPYLIMKRWEFTILPFFLIPLIVYASMLWWVGDCLLNLFPLVKSWSLDDIATYCIWEGCILCAVVVLVPPAASLILFRKAAPTGERAPELYLGAHLDAPGNDAELNDDSLSMKSARTLPKLKLVKMFLAGLVFPYLLIQVFFVIRAYSGSILRDISGKSELYAHALLVLLYAKVVRLLSMLFCICYSLISSKTTETVSVYWPLVFLYQSGLVMDSFYGYIVSTVDLVG, encoded by the coding sequence ATGCTGCGCGATATAGAGAGCACACCCCTCATCGAAGAGCATGAGCATTTAGAGCAGCTTTATTTATTTTATCGATACCAGTACAGACTGGCCATATGCTGGCTATTCTGCTGCGTCAGCCACCTTTCTTTCTGTAGCTGCATTTTGACCAGAACCTGGCAACTGCCCCAAGATGAACATGTGAAGAAGTTCATTTCCATGCTCGAATATTATGATTTTTACAGTTCCACTGCTTGTGTGGCAATTTCGATACCAATGGTGCCGTATCTCATAATGAAGAGATGGGAGTTCACAATTTTGCCATTTTTCCTAATTCCGCTGATCGTATACGCTTCAATGTTATGGTGGGTTGGTGACTGCTTATTAAACCTCTTCCCATTGGTTAAGTCCTGGTCTCTGGATGATATTGCAACCTATTGTATTTGGGAGGGCTGTATTTTGTGCGCGGTTGTGGTTTTGGTTCCGCCAGCTGCAAGCCTCATACTTTTCCGCAAAGCTGCGCCGACTGGGGAGAGAGCACCGGAATTGTATTTGGGGGCTCATCTCGATGCGCCAGGCAATGATGCTGAGCTAAATGACGATTCTCTTTCCATGAAATCCGCTAGGACACTTCCTAAACTAAAATTAGTTAAGATGTTTTTGGCTGGCCTTGTTTTCCCTTACTTACTTATCCAAGTATTCTTTGTTATCAGGGCATACTCGGGCTCGATTTTACGTGATATTTCTGGCAAGTCCGAACTGTACGCTCACGCACTTTTGGTACTGCTATACGCTAAGGTAGTAAGATTGCTTTCCATGCTGTTCTGCATTTGTTACAGTTTGATCTCATCAAAAACAACAGAAACCGTGAGCGTTTACTGGCCCCTTGTTTTCTTATACCAAAGTGGCTTGGTTATGGATTCCTTCTACGGATATATAGTTTCTACCGTCGACCTTGTAGGCTAA